The Pseudomonas fragi DNA window AAAGCTCAGCAACCCACGCAAATCAAGGCCTTAAGCGCGCGGACGGGGGGGCGTGCGGCATGCATGACATATGACATATGCGTCAAAAAAACAGACAGATGGTGTAACGCCAAGCTAACAGATACGCAAGAAAGTCAATTAACTGGCGCCACTATGGGGAGGCAATATCCGGCCCGGGGCTACCCGGATTCAGCCAGAGGTTAACGCTTGCGACACTATCCCCAGGGGGGTTTCCCGCCCAGCGATTAAGCGTAATGACATTGGTAACGAAGTCGTACTGGGTCTTGAGCAAATCTCTATGAGCCCGGTATTCGTTACGCACACTGGTCAACACATCGACGGCATTGACCATCCCGTAGCCGAACGCTTTCTCTGCAGCGGCTCTGGACAGCTGTGCCGAGGCCAGGGCATTGCGACTGGCACTGATCTTCTCTGCGCTTGTATCGGCCGTCAGGTAGGCGCTGGTGATTTCCTTGACCACCCGCCGCTGTACCGACTCCAGCTGTTGCTCGGCCGCGATTTGATCCTGATACAGACCGCGCACCCGTGCCGAGGTAGAGCCGCCGCTGTATATCGGCACCTGCAGGCCGATCCCGGCCACATAACTGTCGGTCCGCGGCACCAGGGCGTTGTTGTAGCCTTCGTTGGACTGCTGCGCGCTAAGGGTCAGACTCAGTGTCGGGTAGTGGCCACCCTTGCCACCGCGCAACGCCGCGCCAGCTACTTCAACCCCGCTTTCATTGGCCTTGAGCGCCGGATTTTGCGCGATCCCTTCGCGCACCCAGCTTTCCAGGCTCTGCGCCGAGACGCGCAACTGCACATCGTCACGCACGCGACTGAGCTTCTCCTTGACCGGCCGTCCGACAATCTCGGCCAGCGCCGCGCGACTGACACTGACCTGGTTGCGCGCATCCAGTACCTGTGCCGCCAGCCCGTCGACACGAGCCTTGAGGTCCAACTGATCGGTAATCAGGGCTAACTGTTTGGCATACAACGCGTTGACCCGGTCCAGGCTTTTTTGCGTGGTGCGCAACTCGGCCTGAATCAGCTCCAGCTCGTCCTCGGCGGCCAAAACCGTGAAGTAACGCCGGGCCAGCTCCACAGTGGCTTCGGACTGTGCCTCAAGGGCTTCGGAATCAGACTGTTTGGCCATGCTTTTGAATTTTTGGTAATTCTCCCAGGCGGACTTGTTGTACAGGTACTGGCGCAATACCAGGCTGTAGATTTCACTGTCGAAACTCTGCTGCACCAGCTCGTTTTCCTGGTGGATCCGGTTCGCCCCGGCATTGAGCGCAACCTGCGGAAACAGCGTCCCCAAGGCTTCGCGCTGGTACTCCTGCCCCGCTTGCGCCCGCGCACGGGAGGCCAGTATTCGCGGATCTTGCAAACGTGCCTCGCGATACAACTGCATCAGGTCGGTGGTGAATGTCGAGGCGCTGACCCCTTCTGGCGCCGGCACGGCGGCTTGCACAAGGGCAACCCCCGCGGCAAGCCCGAACAAACCGCCCAGCACACGTGCAGTCACTTGCATGGTCATTCCTCGATCATCGATTGTGAGATGGCATTGCGCGCCGGTTGCAGCAGATAGTGCAGCAGCGTGCGCTGCCCGGTAATGATCAACACGTCAGCAGGCATGCCTGGCAGTAACTTGCGCTCCCCCAGAGTGTGCTCGCCGGCCTTGGTCACCTTGACCCGTGCCAGGTAATAACCGGCCCCGGTTTTTTCATTGATCAGCCGGTCCGCCGAGACACTGCTGACCTCGCCCTCGATCACTGGCGTGGTGGCGCTGTTGAACGCGCCAAAACGAATATCAGCACGCTTGCCAATGGCAATTCGATCAATGTCCACCGGCGCCACCTGGGCCTCTATGACCAGCCCCGACACTGACGGCACAATGTCCAGCAGTGGGGTCGCCGGGCGTACCACGCCGCCGATCGTATGCACGGTCATGCCGATCACCATGCCCGCTTCGGGGGCGCGAATCACGATATGACCCAGACGGTCTTCGAGGGCCGCGGCCCGCTCCTGCAGGTCGTAAATTTTGCTCTGGATTTCGGCCAGTTGCTTGACCACTTCGGCATTGAAGTCCTTGTCGATTTGCAGGATCTGCAACCGGGTTTCATTGATCTGCAGCCGTGAGGTGGTGATTGCGGATCGGTGCTCGACCACTTCGGACCTGAGCAGTTGACGCTTGCGCTCCTGCTCCAGCAGGCGTTGCTTGTCGACAAAACCCTGGGCCAGCAGATCGGTCAATTCGACGATTTCGCCGCTGTAAGACCTGTCCAGATGCCCCTTGGCGCCGATAATCGCCTGAGTTCCATTGATCTGCTCATTCAACTGGTCAATACGCTCTTGCAACACGGCAATCTGGCCCAGGCGCGAACCGCGTTGCGCGTTGAACACACGGATCTCGCCCTGGCGCGCTTCGCTACCGCGCAGCTTGTCGGCAGGGGCCAGCGGTTCAAAAACAATCTCGGGCAGGCTGTCCCGCTCTGCAACCAGCCGGGCCTCCATCGCTTTGGCGGCAATCAGTTGCCCGCGAGTCATCTGGTATTCGAAGCGCAGCGGCGTATCGTCGAGAATGATCAGCGGGTCATCCGGTTTGACAATATCGCCGTCATGCACCAGCACCTCCTTGACGATGCCGCCTTCAAGGTGCTGCACCGTTTTGCGATACGCCTGCACGGTTACCACACCGGGTGCATAGGCGGCACCATCGAGCGGTGCGAATGCAGCCCAGATGCCAAACACACCAAAAGTCAGCAATACAACGGCAAACCCCAGGCGCCGGATTTTTCGATCGCAGGTGGTCAGTTCGGCAAAATGGTCAGTTGATTGAATTGGGGTCATGGGGTTCATCGAAACTGTCCTTGCCGTTAGCCACCGAAGCCATGGCGGTATCAGACTGCATGGCCTGTTTGGGTGTCTGCTGTGCGTTGAGCTCGTTCAGCACCAGCTCACGCGGCCCGAACAGACTGATGCCGCCGTTGCTCATCACCATGAGCCGGTCAAGCTGGGACACAATGTTGGTGCGGTGGGTAATCACAAACAGGGTGGCGCCTGAGAGCCTGATGTTATGAAGGGCGGCGATCAGGGCACGGTCGCCGACTTCGTCAAGGTTGGAGTTGGGCTCATCGAGGATAATCAGCCGCGGGCTGCCGTACAGGGCACGGGCCAGTCCGATACGCTGGCGCTGCCCGCCGGAAAGCACCACGCCGTCACCGCCAATCACGGTGTCATAGCCATCGGGCAACAGCAGGATCATGTCGTGTACACCGGCCGTGGTGGCCGCAAGAATGACCTGCTCTGGATCGACCAGGGCAAAGCGGGCAATGTTGTC harbors:
- a CDS encoding HlyD family type I secretion periplasmic adaptor subunit, which gives rise to MNPMTPIQSTDHFAELTTCDRKIRRLGFAVVLLTFGVFGIWAAFAPLDGAAYAPGVVTVQAYRKTVQHLEGGIVKEVLVHDGDIVKPDDPLIILDDTPLRFEYQMTRGQLIAAKAMEARLVAERDSLPEIVFEPLAPADKLRGSEARQGEIRVFNAQRGSRLGQIAVLQERIDQLNEQINGTQAIIGAKGHLDRSYSGEIVELTDLLAQGFVDKQRLLEQERKRQLLRSEVVEHRSAITTSRLQINETRLQILQIDKDFNAEVVKQLAEIQSKIYDLQERAAALEDRLGHIVIRAPEAGMVIGMTVHTIGGVVRPATPLLDIVPSVSGLVIEAQVAPVDIDRIAIGKRADIRFGAFNSATTPVIEGEVSSVSADRLINEKTGAGYYLARVKVTKAGEHTLGERKLLPGMPADVLIITGQRTLLHYLLQPARNAISQSMIEE